CTATCAGTTGCGGGGTTAGTCCTTCATAGATCGATGAAATGAGACTGCATGTTAGGAACAGGAATCGGACATTACATTCCGTTGGTTGCGTATCTGGGCTTCTGCGTCATGATCGTCGTGTCGCTGCTCAAAAGGCCTCTCTACGGGCTTTATTACATGGTTCCGTTCCTGCCCTATCGCACCATGCGCGATCACTTTCTGGACTATCCTCTGGGTGGCAACATGCTCACCATCCTGGTAATCGCTGTGATTGTGGGAGCCTTGATCAAAGGCAAGCGTCTGCCCAAGGGAAAGGGGAAACTCTACCTGATCTGGCTGATCTTCGCGATCTATCTTTATCTCTCCATGTGGCTCGGCGTAGCGATGGGAAATGCGCCCCCACCGATCTGGCTGCAGGACATTAACTTTGTGACGTGGAAAGACTACATGCTGATTCCTCTAGTCTTTCTCGCGGCGGGTCTCGTTGTAGAAGACAGAAAGTCGGTGAGGATCATAATTTTTCTCACTGCATTTTCAGTAGTCGCCATCGACCGAAGTTGTTTGATGGACAGCATGTCCAGAAGTTGGTCCAACTTCGACGAAAACAAGCGCGGAGGCGGTCCTCTGGGCTTCGGATCAAATCAGACTGCAGCGTACCTCGCTCAATTTTCGATGTTCTTCTGGGGCTTTGCACAGTTTCTAAAAAGGAAGAAACTGCGGCTGATCTCTTACGGAATCGTCGCGCTGACCATTTTCACGGACATGTACACGTTTTCGCGCGGCTCCTATCTTGCGATCATCTTTTCGGTAGTTGTTCTAGGATTCTTGAAGGACAGAAAACTACTCATCGTCGCTGCACTTTTCTTGGTGACCTGGCAGGCTATCGTTCCGACCGCCGTCCGTGAAAGAGTCAACATGACGGAGAACTCGAATGGTCAGCTTGAGTCCTCGGCCAACGAGCGGGTACGATTGTGGCAGGATGCTGAGGATGCCATCGCAGCCGACCCGATCTTCGGGGCAGGCTTCGCCACCTATCAACTGACAGCCCACGTCGACAACCTGAGGGACACGCATAACTGGTACATCAAGGTATTGGTGGAGACTGGCATCGTCGGAATGCTGATTGTGCTTGCCATGCTCCAGCAGATGCTTGCGGCGGCCTATCGCCTCTTCAAGATCGCGGAAGACCCTCTCTATCGCGGTCTTGGGCTCGGCCTCTTCCTGGCGATCTGCGCCTGTCTCGTAGCGAACTGCTTTGGCGATCGATGGACGTATATCGAAATTACCTCGCCGCTGTGGCTGCTGGTCGGAACCACTCTTCGCGCCACTGAATTCTCCGAGGCCGCACCGGTGACGGAGGCGACCGCTTCGAATGCAACGATCAGTACGAATCCATTTCTCGCGTATCGGTAATGTGCGAGTGCGTTGTCTGTGCTGTTCTTCACTTTGCGTGCGGCTGGAAGATTTCTAAATGAGTATGATTCGGGCGCTCCACCTTGAGGAATCGACTGGCAGGAACGCGGCGTATGCTGAATTGCCTCACGTGCTGCTCGTGCTCGATCAGTTTCCCAAAACACTTGGCGGCGGAGAACGTATCGTACTCAAGCTCGCCGCTCTCCTTCCTCAATATGGATACCGCGTCTCGATCCTGACCTTTTCAGCCGACCCGGCAAGCGCTGGTCTTCAGTCGCCGCCATGCTCTGTGTACCTGCTGCCTTTGCAGCGAACCTACGATCTGCAGGCAATACGAGGCAGTCTTGATCTAAGAAGGTTCCTCAAGGAGCAACGAATCCGGATCGTTCAGACGTTCTTTGAGAGCTCGGACATCTGGGCAGGATTTGTAACTAAAGCGATGTCCAGTGCAAAGCTCATCTGGAGTCGAAGAGATATGGGTATCCTTCGGACCGGCAAGCATCATGCAGCCTACCGCCTTATGGCAGGAGCTCCAGATAAGGTGTTTGCCGTCTCCGAACAAGTGCGCCGGCATTGTATTGAGGTGGACGGCATCGATCCGTCGCGCGTGCAGACGGTCTACAACGGGCTCGATCTAGCAGACTGGAATGCGGACTCCAGATCGGCAGAACGCGCTGGAGAATCTATCGTGGCGACGGTTGGTAATATTCGCCGGGTAAAAGGACATGATGTTTTTATTCGCGCCGCCGCCTCTGTCATTAGAAAGTTTCCCCACGCGTCGTTCCGTATCGCCGGCGATGTTCTGGAGCCGGAGTATTTTGCGGAGTTGCAGGCACTGGTCAGCGAACTGAAACTGTCCGGCCGCTTTCACTTCGTTGGAGGCGTGACCGATCTCAGAGGCTACCTCTCTGCAGCCGAGGTCTTCGTGTTGCCATCACGGAGCGAAGGTTTTTCGAATGCGATCGTCGAGGCAATGGCTGCGGCCCTTCCCGTAGTCGCCACTGACGTAGGTGGCAACGCAGAGGCCGTCCAGGATGGTGTGAGCGGCATCATCGTTCCGCCGGATGACTCTGATGCTCTGGCGTCCGCGATCATCAGTCTGCTCTCCGACACCGCTAAGGCGAAGAAGATGGGAGCAGAGGGAAAGAGGCTGGCCGCCGAGAAGTTCACGACCGAGGCCATGATGGGCCAGATCACCAGTGTTTACGCAACTCTGCTCAGGGGAGAATAGTCCCTCATGAGCCGTTCGGAGCCGATACAGCATTGATGCCTCGGAGGGGGATTCAGCTCAACAGAGCGAGTTCCTTGTCGGCGTCCTTCGCGGTCTGTGTGTTCGGCGCCAAGGCTACCGCTTTCTTCAGGTGAGTCATTGCATCGGCGGTGTTGGAGAGCTTGGTGTAGGTCATACCCAGGTGATAGTGAATGGACGCACTGTTGGGAGCTGCTTTGACGGCATCCTCAAGAAGATCGCGGGCCGAAGCAAAGTTGCCCTTCTGATAGTAGATCCAGGCCAGGGTGTCCGCGGTGTTTGGCGAAGATGGCATGGCGCGTCGCGCTACCTGGGCCAGAGAGAGGGCAACGTCAAGGTTTTGTCCAGTCTCCACCATAAGGTACGCAAGATTGTTGGCTGCAATCGGTTGTTCGGGCTGCACGGCCAGAGCCTTCTTGTAGCTGGCCATAGCTCCGTTGCGGTCGCCCTGGGACTCCTGCATGGTACCCAGCATGGTGAACCCCTGAGCGTCTGTGGGATGATCCGTGGTCCACTGTTGCCATTTGGCCACGGCCTTGGCGGGATCGCCAGCTGTAACTTCGGCTCGAGTGTAGTTGATGACTGCTGAATTGTCGTTCGGATTCAGCTGCATCGCTTTCTCGGATGAGGTCAGCGCATCTTTGGGGTCGCCAGTGCTCAACTGCAACTCAGCCAGCAGGTTGTACATGTCGGCGTTTTGCGGAGACTTCGCGATCTGGTCCTGAACTCGGCTGATCGCCTTAGCCGGCTGCTTTTGATACAGCAGAGCGGAGGCCAGCAGACGCAGAGCGCGTGAGGAGTTGGGGTTCAGCTCGAGCGACTGTTCGAGCAGGGTCTGGGCTTCGGGAGTCTTCTGCTGGAAGAGGCGAAGCTGCGCAAGTTCCAGATAGCCGGTGGGGTTCTTCGGGTCCAGCTTGATGGCCTGATGGAAGTCAGCGTCTGCCTTGTCGAACTCCTTCTGGCTGCCTTCGGCCATTCCGCGCCAGATGTAGGGTCCGGCAATCTGTGGGTTGATAGAAATGGCCGTATCGGCTACTTGATGAAGCGTGCTGAAGTCGTGGGTATCAATTGAGACCTCTGCGAGGCCGGCCTGCGCCTCCAAACTATTGGGGCTGAGTTTAGCGGCATCGCGGAAGCTCTGCTGAGCAACTGCCATATCGCCTTTAGCGCGGGCTGCCCGGCCGAGCCAGAGCTTGACGACCAGATTGTCGGGATTGGCCTTGGCCGCCTTTTGCAGCATGGTGAAGGCATCGCCGGTCTTGCCATCGTTGAGCAGCAGCATGCCATTGAGAACGGCAACCTCTGGAATATTGCTGTCGGCTTTGGCTAGCTCCGCGCCGACGGTCCTCGCTTTGGGCAGATCTTTGTTCAGAATCAGGAGTCGCAGATAAGCGATCTTAAGCGGCGCACTCTTTGGATGTTTGGAGACAAGATCCGCGTAGGCGGCCTCGCCCTGAGGGAGCTGGTTGGTGCGTATGTAGTAGGTAGCCAACATGCCTGCACCACTCTCGGAGTCCGAGAGATCCTCCGACGCCTGACGAAGCGTTTGCTCAACCTTGGCAGTGTCCTTTTGACGCATGTAGAGATCCGCGAGGCTGGCCCGCGCCAACACGCTCTTGGGGTCGGCCGCAATGGCAGCCTTCATCTGATCCTCGGCACCCTGAAGGTCACCCTTCTTCTGCAGAAGCGAGGCCAGGACCACACGCGCGGTCACATTCTTCCCGTCCAGCGAAACAGCCTTACGGAGTTGGTCTTCCCCAGCGGCGGCGGTGGCGGGATCGTTGCTCTGTAACAGACCCAGGGAGGCATGGAATGCGGCGCGATTCGGGTCGGCCGCTAGAGCCTGTTGAATCTGCGCCAGTGCCTCGATGCGATCCCCCTTGGCTGCGGCGATGCTGGAGAGGAGAGCATGAGCGTCAGCGTTATTGTTGTCGATGGCGAGGACCGCGGTGGCCTGGGCGGTGGCGCGATCGATCTGTTTGCCGGCCAGCAGGATGTTGCCGAGATCGATCCGCGCCTGGAGGTTGCCAGGCTGCAGATCGACCGTGCGCATCAACTCACCGTACGCGGGCATGACCGATCCTTGTTTCAGGAAGACCTTAGAGAGCTGGTAGTGAGCATCGGCGTAGTTGCGGTCCACTTTGAGGGCGTTGGCGAACTGAATCGTCGCTTCCTTGAGCTTGCCCTGGTCGGCATAGCGCTTGCCGCTTTCGAGATAGCGCAACTTCTGTTTGTTGGGATCGCGATGACAGCCCGCGGTGAGTCCAAGGGCAAGCGAGACTGCCAGCACTGTTGCGATTTGACGGGCTGCCTGGGGGAGGGTAGTTCGCATCGCGCATTTCCTCAACTGTTCTTCAAACGATCTTGTCATTCTCGCACTGTAATTGATACTGTCGGGGCCCGACGTGGCTCTCCGATATACAACTTAGGTGAAAGTTCGGTCTGCCGGTTCTCAGTCAGGAATAAACCGGGGCAGATTTGGCGCCATCAGCTGGGTGAATTGGGTAGCCCGTTCCCTAGCGCTGTCTAACGACTCCGAAGGCAGAACCTGGGTGATGACCCGAACCAGGGCTCCATCGGTGCGGTTCATGCGAATGGCATCGGCGACCATGTAGAGCTTGGCCCTGTACTCGTTGGGGATGCTGCGGCCATGCGCCTGATACCAGTAAATAACAAACTGTTTGATGTCTCCGTTGCTAATAACGTATTCGCCAACCTTATACCGCTTGCCGTTAATATCCTGCAGGCCAGTGTATCTCTGCGAGTCGAAGGTCCAACCCGCGCCCGGCAGGCAGTTTTGCGGAGAGTGCATGGTCTGGCCTGTGCGTTGGCTGGCAAAGTAGCCGATAAAGAGGCTGACGGGGGCAAGTCTGGTCGTCGAGCTAGTAGTTGCTGCTGGCTGGCTGGTGTAGATCCGATTCAGGAAGTCGCCTTTACCCAGAACGGCGAGGGTATCGTCGGTAAGCGGAACATCCTGTGCGGTCCAGCCACCGAAGTGTTCCGGCATCTGACTGAGCGGCTGGCTGATGGGTATGCGGTCCGCGTCGCCTCTGCTTTGCAGAATAAAGGCCGTCGAGGCGAGCAGAACGATCACAAGCCAGAAGCGTGGGGATCTCATGTGGTTTGTGCCCTTACGGGGGAGATCAGCTGCATGGCCCGGTGAACCAGGTAGAGGCAGGCGAGAGAGATCACGAACATGACCCAACCGGAGAACTCGTGGAAGAATCCCAACGCCTTCTCCGGGTCCCAATACTGGACGCACAGGCCGGTGCCTACGATGCGCGCAACGTTGGCCGCGACGGCGATGGGAATGCTCGCCAGAGCAAGAAGGACGCGACGCCTGTTGGTCCGCTCCAGAAAATAGCCGTAGAAGACCGCAAGCGTGAACAGGCTCATCAGCGAGCGGATGCCGCTGCAGGCCTCGGCGACCTCCAGCTTCATGACCGGCAGTTCGATCACGTTGCCCTCGTGGAGCGTCGGCACCCCCAGCAGCGGAAGAATGTCACTGGCGATCCGCGACGCCAGCAACTGCAGTGGGAAGGTGATCTGGTTGAAGAGGATGGCGGGAAAGGGAATCGCGAGAACCAGAACGAGGAGGGGAAAACGGAGCGCACGCACCATCGCCCAGCCGAAGAAGGTCCAGATCAGGCCGGTCATCAGGAATAAGAAGGACATGCGCGACGTGAATAGTTCGACGCCATAGACGCCAAGGATCAGAACCGCGATCGAGAAGACGATCAGAGGAACTCCAAACCAGCTCTGCCGGATCGGGGTGGTCTGGAGCACCTTCCTCTTGTCCCAGACTAAAAAGGCCGCGAAAAGGGGGACCAGAAAGCCATGAGAGTAATCCGGAAGAGTGGCCCAGTCGTATACCAGTTTGATAGCCACGCGGTAGTACAGAACGACGACCAGGAGGGCAATGGAAGCGTAGGGAAGCCAGCCAAGCCCGGCGGGAGCGCCGGAAGGAGAGGTGAGCGGCAGCTCGGTATTGGCCTCCTTTGCGTCTACATCCACTGCATAGGGCATGATGTGAGTTGTCCCCGGTGTTGCTCGTATGACGTTATACTTCACCTGATCCCTGTAAGCAATTCACCTGCCTCTTTCTGGAACTTCGATTTCTTCACCGATTTGGAGTCTATCGACACAAAAGTGGTAGCAAGGATACGTCCTATGGGAAAAAGTTTTCACACTGGCACTGATAATCTGCATACCACAGGGAACCCAAGGAGGGCAGCGCGGCAATTTTCCAAAGAATACCTATATTTTTCGGTTTTCTCGGGGAAAAAAGGACAAATGGTGAGTTTTGGCCCTCGCGTTGCAGGAAGCATCATATTTCGCCGATAGAAGATTAGGGATCTTCACTCCGATCCTGAGGCGATGGGGTGACAGAGTGTATCCCGGGTGTGATCTTCTAAATGGATTCGAGGCGAAGTACTCTCACGCGTAAGGGGATGCGTCAGAATAGATGAGTCAATCCAAGCGAATGAGCAAAGTGAAGGTTGAGGGCAATTTGATGAAGCGGTTTCGTTCCATGGGCGCCATGCTGCTCCTGCTACCAGTTGCGGCCGGGCCACTCGCAGCACAAGTCACATCAAACCCTGCGGCCACGACAGGTGCAGCACCGAACGCGACGCCAGCAAATCAACAGACGTCCGCTCCCGACACGTCGAAGTCTCCCGCAACGGCAAGTGCGAGCTATGCAGGTCCGATGGATGCAGCGCGTTACATTATCGGCCCCGAGGACTCCTTGCAGATAACCGTCTGGAAGGAGCCTACGCTCTCCGGTACGATCCCGGTGCGGCCGGACGGAATGATCTCCATGGTGTTGGTGGGAGATATCCCAGCGGCCGGAATGACGCCGACTGCACTGTCGACCGATATCAGCCAGCGACTCAAGAAGTACATCCAGGATCCCGTGGTCACGGTAGTGGTTCTTGGAGTCAACAGCCAGCGAATCTTTCTGGTAGGCGAGGTGGGTAAGGTCGGTCCCGTCGCCATGAGTCCGGGAATGACCCCGCTTCAGGCGATTGTCACCGGCGGCGGTCTGACGCAGTTTGCGAACTCGAAGCGCATCTACATCCTTCGAACGATCGCCGGCAAACAGCAGAAGATCCCGTTCAACTACAAGCAAGCGCTCAAGGGCGAAAATGCGGGGGTCTCGCTTCTTCCCGGAGACACGATCGTCGTCCCATGAAGGATGGTATGAAGATTCAAACACTGATTCTGGCCTTGTTGCTGTCGATGGCCACCTCCATCGCCCAGGGCCAGGCCTTGCCGACCGCAGAGTCGTCGATGGCCTCCACCTTAGGTCCGAACCTGCCCGACCTCGATGGGGTCTTTCATTACGCTCTCAGCGCATCGGAGGTTATTCAGTACGGATACTACAAGTCCGGCGAAACGACTTATGCGACCGATCTTTCCGGCAACGCAGCCTATACCTCGCGCAGCACAGCGCGACCGTTCAGCGTGCTCTTCGCGGGGGGAGTCATTCTGGGCAACCAGACCGGCAACGGAACCTCAACCTTCTGGAACATCTCTGCCTCGCAGGGGTACGTGACTCGTCACTGGATATTCAATATCTCCGACTCTTTTAGCTTTCTTCCGCAGTCTCCCACGACAGGGCTATCGGGAATCGCCGGCGTGGGAGATCTCGGAGCACTTCCGATCCAAGGCCCATCGGCGGGACCGATCGGGGATATCCTGACAACGAATGGCGATCGCATCGGCAACGGCCTGAGCGGTAGTGTTGAACGGGAAATCAGTCGCAATACCTCCATCAGCGGTTCGGGCAATTGGGGGGTGCTTCATTATCTCGACAGCAACGCGGGGCTCGATAGCAGCCAGGTATCGGGAGTCGTCGCTCTAAACCGTCGAATCGACGCTCGGAGTTCAGTCAGCGTGTCTGGTGTCTACTCGACTTATTCTTACAGCGGCTCTGGAGCAGGCCTGACTACGCCTGACTTTCAAACTCGCGGAATAAATCTCTCTTATCAGCGGGTGTTGTCCCGCACGCTCAGCTTTAGCGCCTCAGTCGGTCCACAGTGGGTATCAAGTTCCAACAGCGCCGCCATTCCCAACTCGACCGACATCGCCGTGAGCGCGGGAATCTCCTATGGAAATAGGAATGTGCACGCTGGCCTGAACTACACGCGTGGAGTAAACAATGGATCTGGGGTGCTGCCCGGTGCCCTCTCCGACTCCTTTGTGGCCTCCGCGAGCCGCACCTATGGCAGGGACTGGGTTGTCTCGCTTAGCGGCGCCTACACTCGCAGCTCCGGTCTCAACCAATTTCTACTGGGCTCTTCGATCATCGTAAGCAACGATACCTATGACACCGTCTATGGTGGCTTTCAGGTTACGCGCCGATTCAGCCCTCACTTCTCCGGGTATGCGAGCTATACCGCCGCGAGTCAGTCAAACAACAACAACCTGATTGTGCCGGTCACACAAAACGTATTGGATGGGACCTACCAGACATTTGGGTTTGGAGTTACGTTCACTCCCCGTTCTACAAATCTGGGGCAATTTTAAGGAGACAACATGCTTGGCCATCGCGCATTGACGGTGCAGGATTACATCACCATTCTGAAACGAAGATGGTGGATGATTGCAATTCCGGCGGCGATCTTTCCCATCGTCGGATACGCTCTCACCTTCCTGGTGCAGCCGCAGTATATCTCCCAGACGCTGGTTTTGGTGGAACAGCAGAAGGTCCCGGAGTCCTATGTCAAGGCGGTCGTGACCGAGGACCTGAGCGGAAGGCTCGCCTCGATGAAGGAGCAGATTTTGAGCCGGTCGCGGCTCCAACCGATCATCGAACGCTTCAATCTCTTCGCGAATGGAAAGTTGTCGATGGACGAGCGTATTGATCTGACGCGTAGAAACATCGGGATCACGCCGATTCAGTCGGAGATTGCGCGAACCAACGGGTTACCGGGATTCTTTATCTCCTTCAAGGCGAACGACGCGCGCACGGCCCAGCTGGTCTGCGGCGAGATTCAGTCGCTCTTCGTGAGTGAAAACCTTAGCGACCGGGCGGCCTCGGCTGCGGGCACCACCGAGTTTCTGAAGAGTCAGCTGGCCGATGCCAAAGCCAAGCTGGACGAGCAGGACGCAAGACTCGCCAAGTTCCAGCAGACCTACATGGGTAAGCTGCCGGCTGCGGAGGCGTCCAACATGAACATGTTGACCAGCCTGAACACGCAGCTGGACGCCGCGACTCAGGCGCTTGCTCGCATGGAGCAGGACAAGAGTTATGCGGAATCGATCCTGTCGATGCAACAGGCGCAGCAGCCGCAGACCACAGAGCGAGGCGGGGGAGCGGTGGCACCCCAGGCCCAGCAGCTTGAACTGCAGCAGCTTCAGTCTCAACTGGCGGACTTGAAGGCGCGTTACACCGACGACTATCCAGACGTGGTCAGCACGCAGAGAAAGATCAATGAGCTGGAACGCAAACTAGCTCAGGCGCCCCCACCGTCGGTTGCGTCGGCGTCTTCCGCTCCGAAACCGACCGACTCCCTCAGCGTGCAACAGACGCGTGCTCAGCTGCGTGCGATGGAGCAGGGGATCGCTCAGAAGAAGCGCGACCAGGCAGCGATTCAGGCCGAGCTTCGCACCTATCAGGATCGCGTCGCCGCCAGCCCCGCCGTGGAGGAGGAGTACAAGAGCATCACACGCGACACCAGTACAGCGCAGGCTTTCTACGACGATCTGCTCAACAAGCTGAATCAGTCCAAGATGGCAACCGACCTGGAACGGCGGCAGCAGGGGGAGCAGTTCCGGGTTATGGATGAGCCCAACCTTCCCGAGTCGCCCTCCTCTCCCAAGCGCTCGGTCTTCGTCATCGGAGGCTTTGCCGCAGGGCTGGGACTGGGCTTGTTCATCGTAGCGTTGCTCGAATATCTGGACACGGCCGTTCGTAGCGAGCGCGATATCTGGGCATTTACCAAGCTGCCTACCCTCGGCGTCATCGGTTTTACCGGCGATCCGGAGCCGGTGGCCACCAAGCGGAACCTATTTGGCCGTCGTAGCCCTGACATAACCGCG
This Tunturibacter gelidoferens DNA region includes the following protein-coding sequences:
- a CDS encoding exosortase/archaeosortase family protein; the encoded protein is MPYAVDVDAKEANTELPLTSPSGAPAGLGWLPYASIALLVVVLYYRVAIKLVYDWATLPDYSHGFLVPLFAAFLVWDKRKVLQTTPIRQSWFGVPLIVFSIAVLILGVYGVELFTSRMSFLFLMTGLIWTFFGWAMVRALRFPLLVLVLAIPFPAILFNQITFPLQLLASRIASDILPLLGVPTLHEGNVIELPVMKLEVAEACSGIRSLMSLFTLAVFYGYFLERTNRRRVLLALASIPIAVAANVARIVGTGLCVQYWDPEKALGFFHEFSGWVMFVISLACLYLVHRAMQLISPVRAQTT
- a CDS encoding glycosyltransferase family 4 protein; the encoded protein is MSMIRALHLEESTGRNAAYAELPHVLLVLDQFPKTLGGGERIVLKLAALLPQYGYRVSILTFSADPASAGLQSPPCSVYLLPLQRTYDLQAIRGSLDLRRFLKEQRIRIVQTFFESSDIWAGFVTKAMSSAKLIWSRRDMGILRTGKHHAAYRLMAGAPDKVFAVSEQVRRHCIEVDGIDPSRVQTVYNGLDLADWNADSRSAERAGESIVATVGNIRRVKGHDVFIRAAASVIRKFPHASFRIAGDVLEPEYFAELQALVSELKLSGRFHFVGGVTDLRGYLSAAEVFVLPSRSEGFSNAIVEAMAAALPVVATDVGGNAEAVQDGVSGIIVPPDDSDALASAIISLLSDTAKAKKMGAEGKRLAAEKFTTEAMMGQITSVYATLLRGE
- a CDS encoding polysaccharide biosynthesis/export family protein, with product MSQSKRMSKVKVEGNLMKRFRSMGAMLLLLPVAAGPLAAQVTSNPAATTGAAPNATPANQQTSAPDTSKSPATASASYAGPMDAARYIIGPEDSLQITVWKEPTLSGTIPVRPDGMISMVLVGDIPAAGMTPTALSTDISQRLKKYIQDPVVTVVVLGVNSQRIFLVGEVGKVGPVAMSPGMTPLQAIVTGGGLTQFANSKRIYILRTIAGKQQKIPFNYKQALKGENAGVSLLPGDTIVVP
- a CDS encoding GumC family protein, with product MLGHRALTVQDYITILKRRWWMIAIPAAIFPIVGYALTFLVQPQYISQTLVLVEQQKVPESYVKAVVTEDLSGRLASMKEQILSRSRLQPIIERFNLFANGKLSMDERIDLTRRNIGITPIQSEIARTNGLPGFFISFKANDARTAQLVCGEIQSLFVSENLSDRAASAAGTTEFLKSQLADAKAKLDEQDARLAKFQQTYMGKLPAAEASNMNMLTSLNTQLDAATQALARMEQDKSYAESILSMQQAQQPQTTERGGGAVAPQAQQLELQQLQSQLADLKARYTDDYPDVVSTQRKINELERKLAQAPPPSVASASSAPKPTDSLSVQQTRAQLRAMEQGIAQKKRDQAAIQAELRTYQDRVAASPAVEEEYKSITRDTSTAQAFYDDLLNKLNQSKMATDLERRQQGEQFRVMDEPNLPESPSSPKRSVFVIGGFAAGLGLGLFIVALLEYLDTAVRSERDIWAFTKLPTLGVIGFTGDPEPVATKRNLFGRRSPDITAGGKPLMNAGG
- a CDS encoding tetratricopeptide repeat protein, which encodes MRTTLPQAARQIATVLAVSLALGLTAGCHRDPNKQKLRYLESGKRYADQGKLKEATIQFANALKVDRNYADAHYQLSKVFLKQGSVMPAYGELMRTVDLQPGNLQARIDLGNILLAGKQIDRATAQATAVLAIDNNNADAHALLSSIAAAKGDRIEALAQIQQALAADPNRAAFHASLGLLQSNDPATAAAGEDQLRKAVSLDGKNVTARVVLASLLQKKGDLQGAEDQMKAAIAADPKSVLARASLADLYMRQKDTAKVEQTLRQASEDLSDSESGAGMLATYYIRTNQLPQGEAAYADLVSKHPKSAPLKIAYLRLLILNKDLPKARTVGAELAKADSNIPEVAVLNGMLLLNDGKTGDAFTMLQKAAKANPDNLVVKLWLGRAARAKGDMAVAQQSFRDAAKLSPNSLEAQAGLAEVSIDTHDFSTLHQVADTAISINPQIAGPYIWRGMAEGSQKEFDKADADFHQAIKLDPKNPTGYLELAQLRLFQQKTPEAQTLLEQSLELNPNSSRALRLLASALLYQKQPAKAISRVQDQIAKSPQNADMYNLLAELQLSTGDPKDALTSSEKAMQLNPNDNSAVINYTRAEVTAGDPAKAVAKWQQWTTDHPTDAQGFTMLGTMQESQGDRNGAMASYKKALAVQPEQPIAANNLAYLMVETGQNLDVALSLAQVARRAMPSSPNTADTLAWIYYQKGNFASARDLLEDAVKAAPNSASIHYHLGMTYTKLSNTADAMTHLKKAVALAPNTQTAKDADKELALLS
- a CDS encoding O-antigen ligase family protein; translated protein: MLGTGIGHYIPLVAYLGFCVMIVVSLLKRPLYGLYYMVPFLPYRTMRDHFLDYPLGGNMLTILVIAVIVGALIKGKRLPKGKGKLYLIWLIFAIYLYLSMWLGVAMGNAPPPIWLQDINFVTWKDYMLIPLVFLAAGLVVEDRKSVRIIIFLTAFSVVAIDRSCLMDSMSRSWSNFDENKRGGGPLGFGSNQTAAYLAQFSMFFWGFAQFLKRKKLRLISYGIVALTIFTDMYTFSRGSYLAIIFSVVVLGFLKDRKLLIVAALFLVTWQAIVPTAVRERVNMTENSNGQLESSANERVRLWQDAEDAIAADPIFGAGFATYQLTAHVDNLRDTHNWYIKVLVETGIVGMLIVLAMLQQMLAAAYRLFKIAEDPLYRGLGLGLFLAICACLVANCFGDRWTYIEITSPLWLLVGTTLRATEFSEAAPVTEATASNATISTNPFLAYR
- a CDS encoding exosortase C-terminal domain/associated protein EpsI, with amino-acid sequence MRSPRFWLVIVLLASTAFILQSRGDADRIPISQPLSQMPEHFGGWTAQDVPLTDDTLAVLGKGDFLNRIYTSQPAATTSSTTRLAPVSLFIGYFASQRTGQTMHSPQNCLPGAGWTFDSQRYTGLQDINGKRYKVGEYVISNGDIKQFVIYWYQAHGRSIPNEYRAKLYMVADAIRMNRTDGALVRVITQVLPSESLDSARERATQFTQLMAPNLPRFIPD